The Dasypus novemcinctus isolate mDasNov1 chromosome 2, mDasNov1.1.hap2, whole genome shotgun sequence genome includes a region encoding these proteins:
- the EFCAB9 gene encoding EF-hand calcium-binding domain-containing protein 9 encodes MKLKKGSFLWYLYLDKIYCLLSVRNVKALVDYFHLLDVHRRNTLNDVLFFHFLHHVTNLNRAQIMIVFDMLDWNAVGEIGFDQFYMLVCILLAHQNNLEEQFIYRHSRPVFELLDVDGNLKIGPVNFKIYSFLFNIKKQELKELYHDFDVTGDRFLNYKEFKLFTIFSIDKYQERQKAEKEKEEKSLLRKKESHKVRMSRLESLI; translated from the exons ATGAAACTGAAGAAAGGATCCTTTCTGTGGTACCTCTATCTGGACAAAATCTACTGTTTACTATCAGTGAGAAACGTGAAGGCCTTGGTGGActattttcatcttcttgacgTGCACCGCAGAAATACCTTGAACG ATGTGCTGTTCTTTCACTTCCTTCATCATGTGACCAATTTGAACCGAGCACAGATCATGATTGTGTTTGACATGCTGGACTGGAATGCTGTGGGTGAGATTGGTTTTGACCAGTTCTACATGTTGGTTTGCATACTGCTGGCACATCAG AACAATTTGGAAGAGCAATTTATCTATCGCCACTCCCGGCCTGTCTTTGAGCTGCTAGATGTGGATGGGAACCTGAAAATTGGCCCAGTCAACTTTAAAATCTACAGCTTTCTCTTCAATATTAAAAAACAGGAACTCAAAGAGCTCTACCATGACTTTGATGTCACAGGTGACCGT tTTCTTAATTACAAGGAATTTAAGCTGTTTACTATCTTCTCCATTGACAAATACCAAGAAAggcagaaagcagagaaagagaaagaggagaaatcTTTGCTCAGAAAGAAAGAGTCACACAAAGTTCGTATGAGTCGCTTAGAGAgtcttatttaa